From a region of the Triticum aestivum cultivar Chinese Spring chromosome 7D, IWGSC CS RefSeq v2.1, whole genome shotgun sequence genome:
- the LOC123165908 gene encoding protein SRG1, which yields MESTGVARRTSTVQELASALGKPDVPAQYVSRGHHENDQQPAAVPVPVIDIGRLFNQDGAAAADDEAAKLRQALESWGLFLVTNHGVDTSVMDGMMVASREFFRQPPEEKQRYTNLIGGERFQLEGYGTDRVNSSEQILDWSDRLYLKVEPEDERSLALWPAHPQTFRNLLHEFTTKCRVVKDGLVRAMARLLELDNDYIIEQFGEKADTYARFSYYPECPRPELVFGLKPHSDGSVLTVLMVDDTVGGLQILRDGVWFDVPIVPHTLLINIGDQTEIMSNGIFKSPVHRVVTNAEKERLSLALFYSLDPEREIEPATQLVDGKRPALYRKVKVKDYIAGLFEHVSQGTMVIDTVKI from the exons ATGGAGAGCACAGGGGTAGCGAGACGGACGTCGACGGTGCAGGAGCTCGCCAGCGCCCTCGGCAAACCAGACGTGCCGGCCCAGTACGTCTCACGCGGACACCACGAAAACGACCAGCAGCCCGCCGCGGTGCCGGTCCCTGTCATCGACATCGGCCGCCTTTTCAACCAGGACGGCGCCGCCGCAGCTGACGACGAGGCGGCGAAGCTCCGGCAGGCGCTCGAGTCGTGGGGCCTCTTCCTG GTGACTAACCACGGCGTGGACACCTCGGTGATGGACGGCATGATGGTCGCGTCGAGGGAGTTCTTCCGGCAGCCACCCGAAGAGAAGCAGAGATACACCAACCTCATCGGCGGCGAGCGGTTCCAGCTCGAGGGGTATGGGACCGACCGGGTGAACTCATCGGAACAGATCCTGGACTGGTCAGACCGCCTCTACCTCAAGGTGGAGCCCGAAGACGAGCGCAGCCTCGCCCTCTGGCCAGCCCATCCCCAAACCTTCAG GAATCTTCTGCACGAGTTCACCACGAAATGTAGGGTGGTGAAGGACGGACTGGTCCGGGCAATGGCGAGGCTGCTCGAGCTCGACAACGACTATATCATTGAACAGTTTGGGGAGAAGGCTGACACTTACGCTAGATTCAGCTACTACCCGGAGTGCCCAAGGCCAGAGCTCGTGTTCGGCCTCAAGCCCCACTCCGATGGGAGCGTTCTTACCGTGCTCATGGTCGATGACACCGTTGGTGGGCTGCAGATTTTGAGAGACGGTGTTTGGTTCGATGTACCGATAGTTCCTCACACCCTGCTGATCAACATAGGAGACCAAACTGAG ATAATGAGCAATGGGATCTTCAAAAGCCCCGTGCATAGAGTTGTGACAAATGCTGAGAAAGAAAGGCTATCGCTGGCTCTATTCTACTCGCTTGATCCCGAGAGAGAAATTGAGCCAGCGACTCAGCTGGTAGATGGGAAGAGACCGGCGTTGTACAGAAAGGTCAAGGTGAAGGACTACATTGCTGGACTCTTTGAACATGTGTCGCAAGGAACGATGGTTATTGATACAGTGAAGATATAA